From the genome of Pelobacter propionicus DSM 2379, one region includes:
- a CDS encoding DUF6880 family protein, with translation MTDAAFLVAAGQFDAAENYLLTHARELNGDFYGTLLPMAEAMEKQGRHLCASLLYRALLDSILQRAQTKTYPHGVRYLKKLDLLAGVIADWRTLESHAGYKAGLVEHHGRKSSFWSRYRT, from the coding sequence TTGACAGATGCCGCCTTTCTGGTTGCCGCCGGGCAGTTTGACGCCGCGGAAAACTACCTGCTCACCCATGCCAGGGAGCTGAACGGCGACTTTTACGGCACTCTTCTCCCCATGGCCGAGGCCATGGAGAAACAGGGCCGCCATCTCTGCGCCTCCCTGCTTTACCGTGCCCTGCTCGATTCCATTCTCCAGCGGGCCCAGACCAAAACCTATCCCCACGGGGTGCGGTATCTGAAGAAGCTCGACCTACTGGCCGGGGTGATTGCCGACTGGCGCACCCTCGAATCCCATGCCGGGTACAAGGCCGGTCTCGTGGAGCACCATGGCCGTAAAAGCAGCTTCTGGTCGCGGTACCGCACATGA
- a CDS encoding IS1182 family transposase, which yields MKSKFIEVDRETPYLLPPSLQDWLPEKHLARFVVEIVEQLDLRSLKATYAGRGSQPYNPEMLVALLFYGYATGVFSSRKLERSTYDSVAFRFIAANSHPDHDTIATFRRRFLPQLNKLFAQILLIAHQMEVLKLGNVSLDGSKIKANASKHKALSYEHACKLEEQIKAEVGELLKKAEAADRADIPDGMNIPEELERREKRLSAIAAAKVEIEKRAAERHAREQAAYEKKVAERAKKEQATGKKAKGKEPKPPKSGPTAKDQVNLTDEESRIMPTSGGGFEQTYNAQAGVDTASKLIVSAHVTQNPNDKQELTPTLENLAALPEKLGKATDLVADSGYFSETNVTACEENGITPYIAVDRQSHNVPLMERFAEPPPLPEDADSVARMKHRLKTPSGKAIYAQRKVTSEPVFGIIKAVMGFRSFLLRGFEAVKGEWNLVCMAYNIKRLHVLAG from the coding sequence ATGAAATCAAAGTTTATTGAAGTTGACCGGGAAACACCCTATCTGCTCCCGCCATCGCTGCAGGATTGGCTACCAGAAAAGCACTTGGCCCGGTTTGTGGTCGAAATTGTCGAACAGCTCGACCTGCGCTCTTTGAAAGCTACCTATGCCGGCCGAGGCTCGCAGCCCTATAACCCTGAGATGCTGGTAGCATTGTTGTTTTACGGTTATGCGACAGGCGTATTCTCCAGCCGGAAGCTTGAGCGCAGCACCTACGACTCCGTGGCATTCCGGTTCATAGCGGCAAACAGTCATCCTGACCACGATACCATTGCCACCTTCCGCCGGCGTTTTCTGCCGCAACTGAACAAGCTGTTTGCCCAGATTCTGCTGATCGCTCATCAGATGGAGGTGCTGAAACTGGGCAACGTTAGTTTGGATGGCAGCAAAATCAAGGCGAACGCCTCCAAGCACAAGGCGCTGAGCTATGAGCATGCCTGCAAGCTTGAAGAGCAGATCAAGGCTGAGGTTGGCGAACTGCTCAAAAAGGCCGAGGCAGCGGACCGTGCCGATATTCCGGACGGCATGAACATCCCCGAAGAACTGGAACGTCGGGAAAAGCGTCTTTCCGCCATTGCCGCAGCCAAGGTCGAGATCGAAAAACGAGCCGCTGAGCGCCATGCTCGTGAACAGGCCGCTTATGAGAAGAAAGTCGCCGAACGGGCCAAGAAGGAGCAGGCAACGGGCAAGAAGGCCAAGGGGAAAGAGCCGAAACCGCCCAAATCCGGCCCCACTGCCAAAGATCAGGTCAATCTGACCGATGAAGAGTCGCGGATCATGCCGACCTCCGGTGGCGGATTCGAGCAGACTTACAACGCCCAGGCCGGTGTGGATACAGCATCAAAGCTCATCGTTTCGGCCCATGTTACCCAGAATCCCAATGACAAACAGGAGCTGACACCGACCCTGGAGAACCTGGCGGCGCTGCCTGAGAAGCTTGGCAAGGCAACCGATCTGGTAGCTGACAGTGGCTACTTCAGCGAAACCAATGTAACTGCCTGTGAGGAGAACGGGATAACTCCCTACATTGCCGTAGACCGGCAGAGTCACAACGTGCCACTGATGGAGCGCTTTGCCGAACCGCCGCCGTTACCCGAAGATGCCGATTCCGTGGCCAGAATGAAGCATCGCCTGAAGACACCTTCCGGCAAGGCGATCTACGCCCAGCGAAAAGTCACCTCGGAACCGGTCTTCGGCATCATCAAGGCGGTCATGGGATTCAGAAGCTTTCTTCTTCGTGGCTTTGAAGCAGTAAAAGGCGAATGGAACCTCGTCTGCATGGCCTACAACATCAAACGGCTGCATGTCTTGGCCGGATAG
- a CDS encoding tyrosine-type recombinase/integrase, with the protein MASLLKRGKKFYAQYYLNGEQKRVNLNTTSLQIAKEKIRQIESALFRQDDIPLTTKTPLPEIIEKYLFFRRARCSENNVQKQITYFRSIFGPVCESLKIKNPKIARKAVKRPAAQKYDLLELGALEQLSAERVSLFLATISKQKALSPKTVNHYRQILITFCNWAMKEGGVRFPGGKNPLADISRYNEVKSDISYLKHQDIAKQLDALAGNLLLQTMVATYIYSGLRREEALWLMPSDFDFTEGHYGTIRIRNKEFDGKRWKPKTSINRTVPISSDLRRYLDKYLEKVTPGTWFFSTPEGCRWDPDNFSALLRAANKEKKLSWTCLDYRHTFGTLLASNGESLFKVAKLMGNSILICEKHYATALPESLHASVEFGDDPQQPAPPHPAPPQPPAPPQPSAAEPPAETRPRLKLVVNNR; encoded by the coding sequence ATGGCAAGTCTTTTAAAACGCGGCAAAAAATTCTACGCACAGTACTATCTGAACGGCGAGCAGAAGCGGGTCAATCTGAATACGACCTCGCTGCAGATCGCCAAGGAAAAAATCCGGCAGATCGAATCCGCCCTGTTCCGCCAGGACGACATCCCCCTCACGACCAAGACTCCTCTCCCCGAGATCATCGAGAAGTACCTCTTTTTCCGCAGGGCACGCTGTTCGGAAAACAACGTCCAGAAGCAGATCACCTATTTCAGAAGCATCTTCGGCCCGGTCTGCGAGAGCCTCAAAATCAAAAACCCCAAAATCGCCCGAAAGGCCGTGAAACGCCCCGCTGCCCAAAAATACGACCTGCTTGAGCTCGGAGCCCTGGAGCAGTTATCCGCAGAACGGGTTTCGTTATTCCTGGCAACCATCAGCAAACAAAAAGCGCTCTCTCCCAAAACGGTCAATCACTATCGTCAGATACTTATAACCTTCTGCAACTGGGCCATGAAAGAAGGAGGCGTACGGTTCCCCGGCGGCAAAAACCCGTTGGCAGATATCAGTCGTTACAATGAAGTGAAGAGTGATATCAGCTACCTGAAGCACCAGGACATCGCTAAACAACTCGATGCCCTGGCAGGCAACCTGCTTCTGCAGACCATGGTCGCCACCTATATCTATAGCGGCCTGCGGAGGGAGGAAGCGCTCTGGCTGATGCCTTCCGACTTTGATTTCACTGAGGGCCACTACGGGACCATCAGAATCCGAAACAAGGAATTCGACGGCAAACGCTGGAAACCCAAAACCAGTATAAACCGGACCGTGCCGATCAGCAGCGATCTGCGCCGCTACCTGGATAAATATCTCGAAAAGGTCACTCCCGGAACCTGGTTTTTCAGCACGCCCGAGGGGTGCCGCTGGGACCCGGATAATTTTTCCGCGCTGCTCCGCGCCGCCAACAAGGAAAAAAAACTCAGCTGGACCTGCCTGGACTACCGGCACACCTTTGGTACACTCCTCGCATCCAATGGCGAGAGCCTCTTCAAGGTCGCCAAACTGATGGGGAACAGCATTCTTATCTGCGAAAAACACTATGCGACAGCGTTGCCCGAATCCCTGCACGCCTCGGTGGAGTTTGGCGATGACCCACAACAGCCGGCCCCGCCTCATCCCGCCCCACCCCAGCCCCCCGCTCCTCCCCAGCCTTCAGCCGCTGAACCGCCTGCCGAAACACGGCCCCGGTTGAAGTTGGTGGTCAACAACCGCTAA
- a CDS encoding SPOR domain-containing protein has protein sequence MRIDYSPPKQSYVTSQSKPRPRKEPVGLFTGLIVITGLIAFAAGFGSGWFLSERSTKKAFQAAAEQSSLESSPKQTTAPAPLPAQPQPVPQSASQQPDAVAPPATTATPTTASPQLSFYKTLPGGQKSAFLGSGINSREERERQTLQAAIPSNVARRQQAAATPTPKAAPEKVATEEKQAPEKPASDEKTATEKPAVKARSGYTVQVASYNLRSEAEAMKNKLAGKGYNVIISESNQGNKGIWYRVRVGRKLEQEAARELAAKIGKGAIATPE, from the coding sequence ATGCGGATCGACTACAGCCCCCCCAAACAGTCCTACGTCACCAGCCAGAGCAAGCCCCGGCCCCGCAAGGAGCCGGTCGGCCTGTTCACCGGCCTGATCGTCATCACCGGCCTGATAGCCTTTGCCGCTGGTTTCGGCAGCGGCTGGTTTTTGTCCGAACGATCCACCAAGAAGGCATTTCAGGCAGCTGCGGAGCAGAGCAGCCTGGAAAGCAGTCCCAAGCAGACGACCGCTCCCGCTCCTCTTCCAGCCCAGCCGCAACCTGTTCCACAGAGCGCTTCTCAGCAACCGGATGCAGTCGCGCCCCCGGCCACCACTGCTACGCCGACAACGGCATCTCCCCAACTCAGTTTCTACAAGACCCTCCCGGGCGGCCAGAAAAGCGCATTCCTGGGAAGCGGCATAAACAGCAGGGAGGAGCGGGAGAGACAGACGCTCCAGGCCGCCATTCCCTCGAACGTCGCCAGAAGACAGCAGGCTGCGGCTACGCCCACCCCGAAAGCAGCCCCTGAAAAAGTCGCCACCGAGGAAAAGCAAGCCCCGGAGAAACCGGCTTCCGACGAAAAAACAGCCACGGAAAAACCGGCAGTCAAAGCCCGTTCAGGATATACCGTCCAGGTCGCCTCCTACAATCTCAGGTCCGAGGCTGAGGCCATGAAGAACAAACTGGCCGGCAAGGGATACAACGTCATCATCAGCGAATCCAACCAGGGGAACAAGGGGATCTGGTACCGTGTCCGGGTGGGCAGAAAACTTGAGCAGGAGGCAGCCAGGGAACTGGCTGCCAAAATCGGCAAAGGCGCCATCGCCACGCCAGAGTGA
- the argS gene encoding arginine--tRNA ligase: MRHRIASLVETALRAASAAQEITSPSIPAVTIGVPANPDHGDYSCNIAMQMAKAERRAPRQVAETISRHLGDGKGLLSKTDIAGPGFINFFVSPAAWQRLLPEIESQGATYGRTATGEERKVQVEFVSANPTGPLHIGHGRGAAIGDTICRLLDAAGWNVTREFYYNDAGQQITNLALSVQARCLGIDTNDPRWPADGYQGEYIRDVAAAYLARETVDADDRHVTALGDPQNLDAIREFAVASLRREQDLDLKAFGVHFDVFTLESSLYDDGRVDNVVRQLVEKGHTYEQEGALWLRTTEFGDDKDRVMRKSDGGYTYFVPDVAYHLAKWERGFTRVINEQGSDHHSTITRVRAGLQALDRGIPQGWPEYVLHQMVTVMRGGEEVKISKRAGSYVTLRDLIDEVGRDATRFFFIMRKPDSQLVFDIDLAKEQSPDNPVYYVQYAHARICSIFENAVEKGYALPTDAGSVRLELLESTEELQLIKLLAALPNTVDDSARFFEPHRLTNYLTDLAASFHSFYNRNRVLTENSDLTGARLYLLKRTAQTLNNALSILGISAPERM; this comes from the coding sequence ATGCGTCACCGAATAGCCTCTCTGGTAGAAACCGCCCTGCGGGCCGCCTCCGCTGCCCAGGAAATCACTTCCCCCTCCATTCCCGCCGTCACCATCGGCGTACCAGCCAACCCGGACCACGGAGACTACTCCTGCAACATCGCCATGCAGATGGCAAAGGCTGAACGCAGGGCGCCGCGCCAGGTGGCTGAAACCATCAGCCGCCACCTGGGCGACGGAAAGGGACTCTTGTCGAAAACCGATATCGCAGGCCCGGGCTTCATCAACTTCTTCGTCTCTCCGGCAGCCTGGCAGCGGCTCCTTCCTGAGATCGAGTCCCAGGGGGCGACCTACGGTCGGACCGCCACCGGCGAGGAGAGAAAGGTTCAGGTGGAGTTTGTCAGCGCCAACCCGACCGGACCGCTGCATATCGGACACGGCCGCGGCGCAGCCATCGGCGACACCATCTGCCGCCTGCTGGACGCCGCCGGCTGGAATGTCACCCGGGAGTTCTATTACAACGATGCCGGACAGCAGATCACCAACCTAGCCCTGTCGGTACAGGCGCGCTGCCTGGGCATTGACACGAACGATCCGCGCTGGCCTGCCGACGGATATCAGGGCGAGTACATCAGGGACGTGGCTGCCGCCTATCTGGCACGGGAGACGGTTGATGCCGATGACCGGCACGTCACCGCCCTTGGAGATCCCCAGAACCTGGACGCCATCCGCGAATTCGCCGTGGCCAGCCTGCGGCGGGAGCAGGACCTGGATCTGAAGGCCTTCGGCGTACATTTCGACGTCTTCACCCTTGAGTCCAGCCTGTACGACGACGGCCGCGTGGATAACGTGGTGCGCCAACTCGTGGAGAAGGGACACACCTACGAGCAGGAGGGAGCCCTCTGGCTGCGCACCACCGAATTCGGCGACGACAAGGACCGGGTCATGCGCAAGAGCGACGGTGGCTACACCTACTTCGTGCCGGACGTGGCCTACCATCTGGCCAAGTGGGAACGGGGATTCACCAGGGTCATCAACGAACAGGGTTCCGACCACCACAGCACCATCACCCGTGTGCGGGCCGGCCTGCAGGCGCTGGACCGCGGTATCCCCCAGGGATGGCCGGAATACGTCCTGCACCAGATGGTCACGGTCATGCGCGGCGGAGAGGAGGTCAAGATCTCCAAGCGCGCCGGCAGTTACGTGACCCTGCGCGACCTGATCGACGAGGTCGGCCGCGACGCCACCCGCTTCTTCTTCATCATGCGCAAGCCGGACTCCCAGCTTGTCTTCGACATCGACCTGGCCAAGGAGCAGTCGCCCGACAACCCGGTGTACTATGTCCAGTATGCCCATGCGCGCATCTGCAGCATCTTCGAGAACGCCGTGGAGAAGGGGTATGCCCTGCCAACTGATGCGGGATCCGTTCGCCTGGAGTTGCTGGAGAGCACGGAGGAGTTGCAGTTGATCAAGCTGCTGGCCGCCCTGCCCAACACCGTGGACGACAGCGCCCGCTTCTTCGAGCCGCACCGCCTGACCAACTACCTGACCGATCTGGCGGCCAGCTTTCACAGCTTCTACAACAGGAACCGGGTGCTCACCGAAAACAGCGACCTGACCGGAGCACGTCTGTACCTGCTCAAGCGCACGGCACAGACGCTGAATAATGCCCTCTCCATCCTGGGAATCTCGGCCCCCGAGCGGATGTAA
- a CDS encoding FtsB family cell division protein: protein MKGPFQKRVYLILAGCITFILFFTVFGDKGLLRIFELRQDMARVQARLGDTRAVNETLKREIVALKGDHRYVESIARKDFGLVRSNEVIYQFSPETKP, encoded by the coding sequence ATGAAGGGGCCTTTCCAGAAAAGGGTGTACCTCATCCTGGCGGGATGCATCACCTTTATCCTCTTCTTCACCGTGTTCGGTGACAAGGGTCTGTTGCGCATCTTCGAGCTCAGGCAGGACATGGCCAGGGTCCAGGCCCGCCTGGGAGATACACGCGCTGTAAACGAAACGCTGAAACGGGAGATCGTGGCTTTGAAGGGAGACCACCGCTACGTGGAAAGCATCGCCCGCAAAGACTTCGGGCTGGTTCGCAGCAACGAGGTCATCTATCAATTCTCGCCGGAAACGAAACCATAA